A single window of Gemmatimonadaceae bacterium DNA harbors:
- a CDS encoding peptidylprolyl isomerase: MKTRSLLAFTVACVAITGCQGIKDAFNAHSDTVARAGSQELSVTRLGDLMGKTPLQVQPTKENAAIVAGLWVDYQLMGLAAAKNDSLNTPKELADAGQTYTINMLLRHFQAHIDSTLTNQPPSEATYDAGAADVFDARHILFQFPPAATQSQKDSVHKKAMSILPQVNAKNFAEMAKKYSSDGSAQQGGNLGVFPRREMVPEFGDAVAALKPGQISGLVQTQYGYHIIQRLPYAEAKAEYDSEFTRIAASKAEQAYVAQLDSTSGIQVKPGAAQAAKVAAADPASHRKDNTVLASYKGGNLTVSRYLTWLDGMPPQQNITQQIQQAPDSIIQIFLRSLAGQEVMLKRADSLHIVLSPAEQTAMSAGYLQWVTGGWTSLGVDPHALADSAKTESARETLAATRVDSLIAAIMAGTVRPIAIPTPLKLALESKFSWSVNQNALDRAVEIARKLRSTADSARAANQPPSQVPLPGAPPADTTKTKKK; encoded by the coding sequence ATGAAAACTCGGTCCCTGTTGGCATTCACCGTCGCCTGCGTGGCGATCACGGGATGCCAAGGCATCAAGGATGCCTTCAACGCCCACTCGGATACCGTCGCCCGCGCCGGTTCGCAGGAGTTGTCCGTCACGCGACTCGGCGACCTGATGGGCAAGACGCCGCTCCAGGTGCAGCCCACCAAGGAAAACGCCGCCATCGTGGCCGGCCTCTGGGTGGACTACCAGTTGATGGGGCTGGCCGCGGCCAAGAACGACTCGCTCAACACTCCCAAGGAACTGGCCGACGCGGGGCAGACATACACGATCAACATGCTCCTGCGGCATTTCCAGGCGCACATCGATAGCACACTCACCAATCAGCCGCCGTCCGAAGCCACGTACGACGCCGGTGCCGCCGACGTCTTCGACGCCCGCCACATCCTGTTCCAGTTCCCGCCCGCGGCCACCCAGTCCCAGAAAGACTCGGTGCACAAGAAGGCCATGAGCATCCTGCCGCAGGTGAACGCCAAGAACTTCGCCGAGATGGCCAAGAAGTACAGCTCCGACGGGTCCGCGCAGCAGGGCGGCAACCTGGGCGTGTTCCCGCGCCGCGAGATGGTGCCCGAGTTCGGCGACGCGGTGGCGGCGCTCAAGCCGGGCCAGATCTCCGGCCTCGTGCAGACGCAGTACGGGTACCACATCATCCAGCGGTTGCCCTACGCAGAGGCCAAGGCCGAGTACGACAGCGAGTTCACGCGGATCGCGGCGAGCAAGGCCGAGCAGGCCTACGTCGCCCAACTCGATTCGACGTCGGGCATCCAGGTGAAGCCCGGGGCCGCGCAGGCCGCCAAGGTCGCAGCGGCCGACCCTGCCTCGCACCGCAAGGACAACACCGTGCTGGCCAGCTACAAGGGCGGCAATCTGACGGTGTCCCGGTACCTGACCTGGCTCGACGGCATGCCGCCGCAGCAGAACATCACCCAGCAGATCCAGCAGGCGCCCGACTCGATCATCCAGATCTTCCTGCGCAGCCTCGCCGGCCAGGAAGTGATGCTCAAACGGGCCGACAGCCTGCACATCGTGCTCTCGCCCGCAGAGCAGACCGCGATGAGCGCCGGCTATCTCCAGTGGGTGACCGGCGGTTGGACGTCCCTTGGCGTGGATCCGCACGCCCTGGCCGACAGCGCCAAGACCGAGTCGGCGCGCGAGACGCTCGCCGCCACACGGGTCGATTCGCTGATCGCCGCCATCATGGCGGGTACGGTCCGGCCGATCGCCATTCCCACGCCGCTCAAGCTCGCGCTCGAGTCCAAATTCAGTTGGAGCGTGAACCAGAACGCACTGGACCGCGCCGTCGAGATCGCGCGCAAGCTCCGCAGCACGGCCGACTCGGCCCGCGCGGCCAACCAGCCGCCGTCGCAGGTGCCGCTCCCCGGCGCCCCGCCGGCGGATACCACCAAGACCAAGAAGAAGTAG
- a CDS encoding GxxExxY protein codes for MAPGDLLHEELTHSVIGAFFEVYNSLGFGFLEHLYVMAMERELRARGHRVSREVYVPVSYKGELLGRQRLDMIVDDALVVETKSTYELHRAATRQVYNYLRATLLDVGLLLHFGPTPRFFRVIAPQKLHRERRGCTDTSD; via the coding sequence ATGGCCCCCGGCGACCTACTCCACGAAGAACTCACCCACTCGGTGATCGGTGCATTCTTCGAGGTCTACAACAGCCTCGGATTCGGTTTTCTCGAGCACCTGTACGTCATGGCGATGGAACGGGAACTACGCGCGCGTGGACATCGGGTGAGTCGCGAGGTGTACGTGCCAGTGAGCTACAAAGGGGAACTCCTGGGCAGGCAACGTCTCGATATGATCGTTGACGACGCGCTGGTGGTGGAGACCAAGTCCACCTACGAGCTGCACCGGGCCGCCACGCGCCAGGTCTACAACTATTTGCGCGCCACACTCCTCGATGTCGGTCTGCTGCTGCATTTCGGGCCGACACCCAGGTTCTTCCGGGTCATTGCGCCGCAGAAACTGCATCGAGAGCGGAGGGGTTGTACGGATACATCGGATTGA
- the mfd gene encoding transcription-repair coupling factor: MPLDALLDGLERLPAFNRTLAALPGPGAALQVTGLRGSSDAVLLAALARRLPARFFAVVAEGVPEAERWLADLQALIPEGAAAFYPPREGLGEAEPHLEIAGERVETMERVSRGNVRVLVTTARAVLERTRIPGALRSLRLELRKGGLHRLADLVARLEAMGFERVPMVEDVAQFSVRGGILDIYSFGMADPVRAEFWGDEIVELRQFDIGTQRSTREVPHALVLPAEAPALAAASGAERTTLLALLPPDTVILEPEGTHLEPELRRTWDEALHHIAVAQRRGEDPAARDDLFEAPDRVLGELAALGTLRLAPAGAEADVAFPLLEPESVDRDIRLLRRLVRDHTPTIVLCDNAGQAERLEELLADEASGPSPAALTVGVLQGGFVIPPGDGSAGLRVLTDHEVFRRERRIRRKRRYVSGLALDSAELRAGDYVVHLEHGVGIYRGMETIVVGQSTLEVAVVEYEGGDRLNVPLYRIDQLERYRSAADVSEASPPPRLHKLGGKRWAQQRDKTRAAIREMTVELLDLYARRKVATRPPHVPDTPWQKQLESSFLFEDTPDQRTATVAVKQDMESGRPMDRLLVGDVGYGKTEIAVRAAFKAVQSGRQVAVLVPTTILADQHARTFSERLADFPVRIEMLSRFQSAKQQKDVVTALAEGNVDIVIGTHRMLSPDVVFKELGLLVIDEEHRFGVKHKERLKQLRLETDVLTLTATPIPRTLHMSLAGLRDMTLMQTPPRDRSPVLTSLEPWDDGLIEEAIARELDRGGQVFFVHNRIETIVGVADHVQRTAPRARIAVAHGQMPERALEEVMHQFVSGAVDVLVSTMIVESGLDVPNANTMFVNRADHFGLAQLYQLRGRVGRSHRRAHCYLLVPDVMDLDAERRLRVLEHHTELGAGYRIALRDMEMRGAGNLLGPEQSGFVQAVGFDLYLRLLDETVHHLAAGDATPKLVPADVNMDVPHHLPDDYVESQDAKLDIYRRISRLGSARDLEALRAELRDRFGPLPPPADATLALAELRLAGGALGVESILVRGNEARITFHDSAVPRMKGLSAAFHEVQFQAEVRRSRPLSLKLTRLGGASMLDGLARALRSLV; the protein is encoded by the coding sequence GTGCCGCTCGACGCCCTGCTCGACGGCCTCGAACGGCTGCCTGCGTTCAACCGCACACTGGCCGCGCTTCCCGGACCGGGCGCGGCGCTGCAGGTGACCGGGCTCCGTGGGTCGAGCGACGCCGTGCTCCTCGCCGCGCTCGCGCGCCGGCTGCCCGCGCGGTTCTTCGCCGTGGTCGCCGAGGGGGTGCCCGAAGCCGAGCGGTGGCTGGCCGACCTGCAGGCGCTCATCCCCGAGGGAGCCGCGGCCTTCTACCCGCCGCGCGAGGGGCTGGGCGAGGCGGAGCCGCACCTCGAGATCGCGGGCGAGCGGGTGGAGACCATGGAACGCGTGTCGCGCGGCAACGTGCGCGTGCTCGTCACCACGGCCCGCGCCGTGCTCGAGCGCACGCGCATTCCCGGCGCCCTGCGCAGCCTGCGGCTGGAACTGCGCAAGGGCGGGCTCCACCGGCTGGCCGACCTCGTGGCCCGCCTCGAGGCCATGGGCTTCGAGCGCGTGCCCATGGTGGAGGACGTCGCGCAGTTCAGTGTGCGCGGCGGCATCCTCGATATTTACAGTTTTGGTATGGCCGATCCCGTGCGCGCCGAGTTCTGGGGCGACGAGATCGTGGAGCTCCGGCAGTTCGACATCGGCACGCAGCGGTCCACGCGCGAGGTGCCGCACGCCCTCGTGCTGCCCGCCGAGGCGCCGGCGCTGGCCGCCGCGTCGGGCGCCGAGCGCACCACCCTGCTCGCCCTGCTGCCGCCCGACACGGTGATCCTCGAACCCGAGGGCACGCATCTCGAGCCCGAGCTGCGCCGCACCTGGGACGAAGCGCTGCACCACATCGCCGTGGCCCAGCGGCGCGGTGAGGACCCCGCCGCCCGCGACGACCTGTTCGAGGCCCCCGACCGCGTGCTCGGCGAGCTCGCCGCACTCGGCACCCTGCGCCTCGCGCCCGCCGGCGCCGAGGCCGACGTCGCCTTCCCGCTGCTCGAGCCCGAGTCCGTGGACCGCGACATTCGCCTGCTGCGCCGGCTGGTGCGCGACCACACGCCCACCATCGTGCTGTGCGACAACGCCGGCCAGGCCGAACGCCTGGAGGAACTGCTCGCCGACGAGGCCAGCGGGCCCTCCCCCGCGGCCCTCACCGTGGGGGTGCTCCAGGGCGGATTCGTCATCCCCCCCGGCGACGGCTCGGCCGGGCTGCGCGTGCTCACCGATCACGAGGTGTTCCGCCGCGAACGCCGCATCCGCCGCAAGCGGCGCTACGTGAGCGGTCTGGCCCTCGACAGCGCCGAACTGCGCGCCGGCGACTACGTGGTGCACCTCGAGCACGGCGTGGGCATCTACCGTGGCATGGAGACCATCGTCGTCGGGCAGAGCACCCTCGAGGTCGCGGTGGTGGAGTACGAGGGCGGCGACCGGCTGAACGTCCCCCTCTATCGCATCGACCAACTGGAGCGCTACCGCTCGGCCGCCGACGTGAGCGAGGCCTCGCCGCCGCCGCGGCTGCACAAGCTGGGCGGCAAGCGGTGGGCGCAGCAACGCGACAAGACGCGCGCCGCCATTCGCGAGATGACCGTCGAGCTGCTGGACCTGTATGCCCGGCGCAAGGTGGCCACGCGGCCGCCGCACGTGCCCGACACGCCCTGGCAGAAGCAACTCGAGAGTTCCTTCCTGTTCGAAGACACGCCGGACCAGCGCACCGCCACCGTGGCTGTCAAGCAGGACATGGAGAGCGGGCGCCCCATGGACCGGCTGCTCGTGGGCGACGTGGGCTACGGCAAGACCGAGATCGCGGTGCGCGCCGCGTTCAAGGCCGTGCAGTCGGGGCGGCAGGTGGCCGTGCTCGTTCCCACCACCATCCTCGCCGACCAGCACGCCCGCACGTTCAGCGAGCGCCTGGCCGACTTCCCCGTGCGCATCGAGATGCTGAGCCGCTTCCAGAGCGCCAAGCAGCAGAAGGACGTCGTGACGGCGCTCGCCGAGGGGAATGTCGACATCGTGATCGGCACCCACCGCATGCTCAGCCCCGACGTGGTGTTCAAGGAGCTGGGGCTGCTCGTGATCGACGAGGAACACCGGTTCGGCGTCAAGCACAAGGAACGCCTCAAGCAGCTGCGCCTGGAGACGGACGTGCTCACGCTCACCGCCACGCCCATTCCGCGCACCCTGCACATGTCGCTGGCCGGGCTGCGCGACATGACGCTCATGCAAACGCCGCCGCGCGACCGCTCGCCCGTGCTCACCTCGCTCGAGCCGTGGGACGATGGGCTCATCGAGGAAGCGATCGCCCGCGAGCTGGACCGCGGCGGACAGGTGTTCTTCGTGCACAACCGCATCGAGACCATCGTCGGCGTGGCCGACCACGTGCAACGCACCGCACCGCGGGCCCGCATCGCCGTGGCCCACGGCCAGATGCCCGAGCGGGCGCTGGAAGAGGTGATGCACCAGTTCGTGAGCGGCGCGGTGGACGTGCTCGTGTCCACGATGATCGTGGAGAGCGGCCTCGACGTGCCGAACGCCAACACGATGTTCGTGAACCGCGCCGACCACTTCGGGCTGGCCCAGCTCTACCAGCTGCGGGGCCGCGTGGGGCGGTCGCACCGCCGCGCCCACTGCTACCTGCTGGTACCCGACGTCATGGATCTGGACGCCGAACGCCGGCTGCGCGTGCTCGAGCACCACACCGAATTGGGCGCCGGCTACCGCATCGCGCTCCGCGACATGGAAATGCGCGGAGCGGGGAACCTGCTCGGCCCCGAGCAGTCGGGATTCGTGCAGGCCGTGGGCTTCGACCTGTATCTGCGCCTGCTCGACGAGACGGTGCACCACCTGGCGGCGGGCGATGCCACGCCCAAGCTCGTGCCCGCCGACGTCAACATGGACGTGCCCCACCACCTGCCCGACGACTACGTGGAGTCGCAGGACGCCAAGCTCGACATCTACCGCCGCATCTCGCGGCTCGGCAGCGCCCGCGATCTCGAGGCGTTGCGCGCGGAGTTACGCGATCGGTTTGGTCCCCTTCCGCCGCCGGCCGACGCCACGCTGGCGCTGGCCGAGTTGCGCCTGGCCGGTGGTGCGCTGGGGGTGGAGAGCATCCTGGTGCGCGGGAACGAAGCGCGTATTACCTTTCACGATTCCGCGGTGCCTCGCATGAAGGGGTTGTCCGCGGCTTTTCACGAAGTGCAGTTCCAGGCGGAAGTCCGTCGCTCCCGGCCGCTCTCTCTCAAGCTCACGCGGCTGGGCGGAGCCTCCATGCTCGACGGGCTGGCGCGCGCCCTGCGCAGCCTGGTGTGA
- a CDS encoding DUF58 domain-containing protein encodes METARATRADLLDPAHLAALGRVEIIARWVVDGFMTGLHRSPRKGFSVEFAEHRPYLPGDDLRHVDWRIAARADRLVIKQYEEETNLRATIVLDVSRSMVWSGAQLPAAGRGHAAPRLTKLAYAEVVAASLALVLLRQRDAVGLVRFDDRVRTAVPPRARHGQWRRLVTALGETGAGRASSAPAALAQAARLLDRRGMVVLVSDLLMEVDDVVRALRGLRAAGHDVTVLHVLDPDERELPSHGELLFVDPESALEVPATVAEVRAAYRATVIEVLDEWRARLGAVGVGYEVVSTDAPFGVPLRKAFAARQHLP; translated from the coding sequence ATGGAGACTGCCCGCGCGACGCGAGCCGATCTGCTCGACCCAGCGCATCTCGCCGCGCTCGGCCGCGTGGAAATTATTGCTCGTTGGGTCGTCGACGGCTTCATGACGGGCCTCCACCGGTCGCCGCGCAAGGGCTTTTCGGTGGAATTCGCCGAGCACCGCCCCTATCTGCCCGGCGACGACCTCCGGCACGTGGACTGGCGCATCGCCGCCCGCGCCGACCGCCTGGTGATCAAGCAGTACGAGGAGGAGACCAACCTCCGGGCCACGATCGTGCTCGACGTGAGCCGGTCCATGGTGTGGAGCGGCGCCCAACTGCCCGCCGCCGGGCGGGGCCACGCCGCCCCACGGCTCACCAAGCTCGCATACGCCGAAGTCGTGGCTGCGTCGCTCGCCCTCGTGCTGCTTCGCCAGCGCGACGCCGTGGGTCTCGTGCGGTTCGATGACCGCGTGCGCACTGCCGTGCCCCCGCGCGCCCGCCACGGCCAGTGGCGCCGGTTGGTCACGGCCCTGGGCGAAACGGGCGCGGGACGCGCCTCGAGCGCTCCCGCCGCGCTCGCCCAGGCGGCGCGGCTGCTCGACCGCCGCGGCATGGTGGTGCTCGTTTCCGATTTGCTCATGGAAGTGGACGACGTCGTGCGTGCCCTGCGCGGGCTGCGCGCCGCCGGCCACGACGTGACCGTCCTGCACGTGCTCGATCCAGACGAGCGCGAGTTGCCGTCGCACGGCGAGCTGCTCTTCGTCGATCCGGAGTCGGCGCTCGAGGTGCCGGCCACCGTCGCCGAGGTCCGGGCCGCGTATCGCGCCACCGTGATCGAGGTGCTCGACGAATGGCGCGCACGCCTGGGCGCGGTGGGCGTGGGCTACGAGGTGGTGTCCACCGACGCGCCCTTCGGCGTGCCGCTCCGCAAGGCGTTCGCCGCGCGGCAGCACCTGCCATGA
- a CDS encoding VWA domain-containing protein: MSFLSPWFLALGVAAAVPLLLHLLRRRIGARVEFPAARYLARAEREHSRTLRLRNLLLMVARVAAVLLIALAAARPAARLFGGGHGPTAMAVVLDNSLSTAAVQDGRPLFAHLDSLAERALSGATTADRVWLVTADGQARAGTAAELRDAVRRISPLGGAGDPALALARAASAVRNAGLAGQQVALITDAQRTTWTAPAQLGAVPVVAWVPAGAPPANRAVVSADAQPQRWTPRGAVSARLMAQDSTTYRIALAGSTLARGTAAPGEEILVRATPAARGWLAGTVELDADELPGDNVRYFAAWVGAAPRVRVAPDAGPFVASAVDVLRGDGRVAAGGDVTVAPADEVTALPALITAPTDPVRLGAANRALARAGVPWQFGPVRRGAVLVAGDGAGATQATLRYSLLATGAARTDTLARAGAEPWIVAGPGYVLVASPLTPDATTLPVSAGFVPWLAGVFANRLSGDPGRVVSAAPIQHLIWPSWAGALDGAPGAAGTEFTAPDRAGTYFFTRDGRRVGALVVNPEPRESELARWAPADFARLLGGHARAFTDADRFAAAVFDVTARRPVVVPLLAALLAVLVLEGAIAARGAGGEG; this comes from the coding sequence ATGAGCTTTCTCTCTCCCTGGTTCCTCGCCCTCGGCGTGGCGGCCGCGGTGCCGCTGCTGTTGCACCTGCTGCGACGGCGGATCGGGGCGCGCGTGGAATTTCCCGCCGCCCGCTACCTGGCCCGCGCCGAGCGCGAGCACAGCCGCACGCTGCGCCTGCGCAACCTGCTGCTCATGGTGGCGCGTGTGGCCGCCGTGCTGCTCATCGCGCTCGCCGCGGCGCGGCCGGCGGCCCGGTTGTTCGGCGGCGGACATGGACCCACCGCGATGGCCGTGGTGCTCGACAATTCGCTCAGCACCGCCGCCGTGCAGGACGGCCGTCCGCTGTTCGCGCACCTGGATTCATTGGCCGAGCGCGCGCTGAGCGGCGCCACGACGGCCGATCGCGTGTGGCTGGTGACGGCCGACGGACAGGCTCGCGCCGGCACGGCCGCCGAGTTGCGCGATGCCGTGCGGCGCATCTCGCCGCTTGGCGGGGCCGGCGATCCCGCACTGGCCCTGGCCCGCGCGGCCTCCGCCGTGCGCAATGCCGGACTCGCCGGCCAGCAGGTGGCGCTCATCACCGATGCGCAGCGCACTACCTGGACCGCTCCCGCCCAACTCGGCGCGGTGCCCGTGGTGGCTTGGGTGCCGGCTGGTGCGCCCCCCGCCAACCGTGCGGTGGTGAGCGCCGATGCACAGCCCCAACGGTGGACTCCGCGCGGCGCCGTGAGCGCGCGCCTCATGGCCCAGGATTCCACCACGTATCGCATCGCACTCGCGGGAAGCACGCTGGCCCGGGGCACGGCAGCCCCGGGCGAGGAGATCCTCGTGCGCGCCACGCCGGCGGCTCGCGGCTGGCTGGCCGGTACCGTGGAACTGGACGCCGATGAACTGCCGGGCGACAACGTGCGCTACTTCGCGGCCTGGGTGGGCGCTGCGCCGCGGGTGCGCGTGGCCCCCGACGCGGGGCCGTTCGTGGCCAGCGCCGTGGACGTGCTGCGCGGCGACGGACGTGTGGCAGCGGGAGGCGACGTGACCGTGGCGCCGGCCGACGAGGTCACCGCGCTCCCGGCCCTGATCACCGCGCCCACCGACCCGGTGCGGCTGGGCGCCGCCAACCGTGCCCTGGCCCGGGCCGGCGTGCCCTGGCAGTTCGGGCCGGTGCGCCGCGGCGCCGTGTTGGTGGCCGGCGACGGCGCGGGCGCCACGCAGGCCACGCTCCGCTATTCGCTGCTCGCCACCGGGGCCGCGCGTACCGACACGCTGGCCCGCGCCGGCGCCGAGCCCTGGATCGTGGCCGGTCCGGGGTACGTGCTCGTGGCGTCGCCGCTCACGCCCGACGCCACGACCCTGCCGGTGAGCGCCGGTTTCGTGCCCTGGTTGGCGGGCGTGTTCGCCAACCGCCTGTCGGGCGACCCGGGCCGCGTCGTTTCCGCCGCGCCCATACAACATTTGATATGGCCGTCGTGGGCCGGCGCCCTCGACGGCGCCCCCGGCGCGGCGGGCACCGAGTTCACGGCGCCCGACCGCGCGGGCACCTACTTCTTCACCCGTGACGGTCGCCGCGTGGGCGCCCTCGTGGTGAACCCCGAGCCTCGTGAGTCGGAACTCGCGCGCTGGGCGCCGGCCGATTTCGCCCGCCTCCTGGGCGGCCACGCCCGCGCGTTCACCGACGCCGACCGCTTTGCCGCCGCCGTGTTCGACGTGACGGCGCGCCGGCCGGTGGTCGTCCCGCTGCTCGCCGCCCTGCTCGCCGTGCTCGTGCTCGAGGGCGCGATCGCGGCGCGCGGGGCGGGGGGAGAGGGCTAG